AATGGATTAAACGCGACAACATCACTTGTTACCGCTTATATGATGCAGACTTACCCGAATACAATGTTGCTGTAGATTGCTACGACGACTACGTTATCGTTCAAGAATACCGCGCCCCTAAGAGTATTGAGCCTGCCAAAGCGCGTCGTCGCTTAATGGATCTACTCACCGGACTATTGCAAAGTGATTTGGTTGCTAACGACAAGCTAGTCATTAAGCAGCGTGCTCAACAAAAAGGGCGTCAACAATACGAACGTAATAGCGACGAAAAAGAGCGCTTTGCTGTTCAAGAGTATGGGGCCAAGTTTTACGTTAACCTCACTGATTATCTCGATACAGGGCTGTTTCTAGACCATCGCAACATGCGTCACTATATTCAGCAGAATAGTCACGATAAAAAAATACTTAACCTTTTTGCTTATACGGGGTCTGCGTCGGTGCATGCTGCACTAGGTGGAGCGTCAAAAGTGACCACGGTAGATATGTCTAATACCTATCTAAACTGGGCAAAAGACAACTTTAGATTAAACCAGCTCCCTATAAGTAAACATGAGTTTATCCGAGCCGATTGTATGGCTTGGTTAAAAACTCAGATATCACAACGCTGGGACCTTATCTTTCTTGATCCACCTACTTTTTCTAACTCGAAAAAAATGGATGAAGTATTTGATATTCAAAAAGATCATGTTGATTTGTTAAGCTCAGTTTCACGTTTGCTCAATCCTGGCGGTCAGTTGATTTTCTCAAACAACAAACGCCAATTTAAAATGGATATTGAAGCACTCGATAAACTGGGACTTAAAGTAAAAAATATTTCAAGTCAGTCCTTATCTCCTGACTTTGAGCGTAACAAACAAATTCATAATTGTTGGATGATACACAAGGATTAGTGGTATGACTTGGGTTTTATATAGTACTGATGGTTGTCACCTTTGCGAAGATGCTCGCGCGTTGATTTTAGCTAATCCCAATATTCATGAGCTAAAAGAGCAAGATATAATTGAAGATGAGTCTTTGGTTGAACAATACCGTTACAGTATCCCTGTGTTGTGCCATGAACCCAGCCAACAAAGAATTAACTGGCCCTTTGATGCTAGCCAGTTAGAACAATTTATAGAGAGTTGTACGTGTTAGTAAATCTACAAGACGCTTATTTGGCTTATGGCGATACGCCACTGCTAAACAAAGCCAGTGTACAAATAAATAAAGCCGAACGGGTATGTTTAGTTGGCCGTAATGGCGCAGGAAAAAGTACCTTATTGCAAGTGATAGAAGGTGCTATTCAACTAGATTCTGGGCAACGTCAGCTGGTTAATGATGTGGTAATAACCCGCTTGCAACAAGACCCGCCAGAAGCTAGCGAGCAGCGCATTTTTGATTATGTTGCCGAAGGTAAGCCACACATTGGCAAGTTGCTTAGTGAATTCCATCACCTCACTTCCAACATCAGTGAGCATTCGAGCGAAAAAGAACTGAAAAGAATGCAGCAAATACAGCATGAAATAGATGTTGTAGACGGCTGGAAGTTTGACAACGAAATCCAGCAAGTGCTTACCACCATGAAGCTTGATGGTGACGCTCCTTTACAAGGTTTATCTGGCGGTTGGCTGAGAAAGGTTGCGCTAGCAAAAGCCTTGGCCGGCGACCCAGATATATTGCTGCTTGATGAACCCACCAACCATTTGGATATTACTACCATCAAATGGCTGGAGGAGTTTTTGGTTAACTTTAAAGGCACAATCGTATTTATTAGTCACGATAGGGCCTTCATTCGCAAAATTGCTACCCGAATTATCGATATCGACCGGGGCGTACTTACATCTTGGCCTGGTAACTATGATGCCTACTTAGAAGGTAAGGCAGAATGGTTAAGGGTTGAAGAAGAACAGAATGCTCTGTTTGATAAACGCCTAGCCGAAGAAGAAACCTGGATCCGCCAAGGGATTAAAGCTCGCCGAACCCGTAATGAAGGGCGAGTTAGAGCTTTAAAGGCTATGCGAAATGAACGTAGCGAACGGGTTAATCGTCAAGGCACCAGCAATATGCAAATCGATGATGGTTTGCGTTCAGGTAAAATCGTTTTTGAAGCAGAGCAATTAAGCTTTAGTTACGCAGATGAGGCTTATCCGATTATTTCGCCGCTCGATTTGCTAGTTATGCGAGGGGACAAAATTGCGCTGGTAGGAGGCAATGGTTGTGGTAAATCAACGTTAATTAAACTGCTGCTCGAGCAACTAGAGCCAAGCTCTGGCAAACTCAAAGTCGGCACCAAGCTAAATGTGGCTTACTTTGACCAATACCGCCAAGAGTTGGATCCCGATAAAACACTGCTTGATAACCTTGCTGGCGGCAAACAAGAAATTGAAATCAATGGTAATAAGCGCCATGTAATGGGTTACCTGCAAGACTTCTTGTTTCATCCTAAACGCGCATTTACTCCGGTTAAAGCCTTATCAGGCGGCGAGAAAAATCGCTTAATGCTGGCCAAGTTATTTTTGAAACCAGCCAATTTGTTAGTTCTTGATGAACCAACCAACGATTTGGATGTCGAAACGCTGGAGCTATTAGAAGAGTTGGTAAGCCAATATCCAGGTACCGTGTTATTGGTGAGCCATGATCGAAGCTTTATTGACAATACCGCAAGCCACGTTTGGTTTTTTGATGGCAAAAGCAATGTAGATAGTTATGTCGGTGGATATTCTGAAGTCGCAAGCTACATTGAGAATCGGCAGAAAGCCCCTGCACCAAAACCAATTGAAAAAGCGGAAGAAAATTCACGTGGTCAAAAACAAACTAAGAAGTTGTCATATAAATTGAAACTTGAACTTGACCAGCTACCCGAAAAATTGGAAGCTGCCGAGGCGCAAGTTGAAGAACTACAAAGTAAAGTAAATGAACCAGAGTTCTTTAATTTAGAACAGGATCGAGTTCAAGACACTTTAAATAACTTAGCCGAGGCTGAACAGAAATTAGAAGATCTGTTTATGCGTTGGGAAGAACTGGAAGAACTAAAAAATTCATGAAGAAGTCTATGATGAAACGCTCTTTAGCAATGGCATTCGCGCCTTTAGTATTGTCTGCTAGTTTTGCTCAAGCAGCACAAACCGAATCCTATTATCTTATAGAAGAAATCCCACTAGAAACCAGTAACGGACTTGTCGAAGCTAATGGTGACCTAGTTGTTACTGCCGCAAGTAATGATGGGGAGTATGTAGCGGGTAGTGCTCAAACTTTTAGAAGTGCTTTTCGCTTTTACGATTTTTCCGACAGAACTACTTTTGATTATGGTTGCCAGTACGCTAGTGAAGTATGTGACTTGTTCTTCTACGGAGATAATAGCTTTTACGATACCTATCGTAAACGCTTAAGAGAACAAAGAACCGTTTTGTATCAATCTAATGTGCTCTCTTTCTTAGCCAATCGAAATATTAGTGGCATGCATACCGATGGCAAGAACCTGCCGCCGTTGCCTACTTGGGATACCATTAACGAAAAACTTTATGTTTTCGATGATATTGCTAACAGCGACTACACAACTGATACACGAGTGAATGACGTCAATAGTGAATTGGGTTGGGCTGTAGGCTATGACTCAGCGCCATTTAGCAATCCTGATGGTGGAAATTATACAAGGGACTTTATTCAACGTGGGTTTGCTTTGCGCTTAAGCGACCAAGCTAAAGTTACTTTGCTACCCACAGCCTTTAACAGTAGTGGCGAGCTAGAAGATGATAAAGGTGGCTTATCATCAGGCTTACAAATTATCGAAAAAGATGGCCGTACTCTTGTTATTGGTATAGGTAGTGTCAGTTATTCCAACAGCGACAGTTTTGATGAGTGCCAATTTGGCAACCAGGAAAATTACTACCGTTGTTCGGGCTTTCATACACAGGCTTGGGTTTGGGATATTACTGATGCTGCTGATGGTGATCAAATCTCCGGAGAGCAATTAGTCGATGGCTATGTTCGTTCACGATATGGTAATGCGCCGAACTATAATCTAGTTAAGGACGCAAATAGCGAAATCCTTGTAGGACTTTCTTCTGATGATGTCTATGACAGCACTAACGGTTCACGCGGCCGCGCAACTTACTATACTGATAATGGTGATGGCACTTATAGCTTAAATAAAATCCCAAATATTAGAATTGATGGTGATAACGACAAGTTTGACGATTCGGTATCCCACACTTGGGCAAATGCAATAAACGACGCCAGTTTAATTGTTGGTAATTTGCGATACGTAGAAGTTAAGTCACGTAACCGCCCGGTAGAAGCTTTTGTATATGATGGTGATCAAAATTCAGAAACATACCAAGAAGTAAATTGGCCACTACGTAATAGGCCGTTTTCTGGTGCTAACAGCGAGTTCAGCGATATAAATAATGAAGGATTAATTGTTGGTTGGCGTGACGGAGATGGCGAAGAACACCCCGCTTATAATGGTACAACTCGCCGTCAAACAGGTTTTTTACTTGATTACAACCGCTATTTAGAAGGCAACCCAAACTACACCTGGACGCTTAATCAATTAACCTGTTATGAGCAAGATGGAGCTCCCCAGATCCCACTCTATCGGATTGAGTTCGCTACACATATAAACGATGACGGCGATATATTTGCTAATGGCTATCACTATCAAAGTGCTGAAGAATTTGTTAATGGAGTAAATCCTCGTGCAGTGTTACTAAAATTAGTAAGAAACCCTGCGGTGACAGATATAGATGACTTGGCAATTTGCCCACAAATTGAAGAAGTGAATTATGAGCGTAAAGGGGCTTCTAGCTTGTGGTTAGGCTTACTGCTCTTACCTGTTGTTTTTGTGAGGCGTTTCATAAAAAGATAAAATGTCTTTAAAGTGCAACAAAAATATCAACTAGTTAGCGAATACTTAAAAATTTAGTTTTTGATCTTTTAAAAACGATAGGCGATAGTAGATCAGGAGTCCAAGTGGGCTCCTGATTTGTTTTCTGATCTTGATGAGGAAGAAGTCTATGAAAAGACAAAAACGCGATCGTTTAGAAAGAGCGCATGCCAAAGGTTATCAAGCAGGTTTATCAGGAAGGTCTAAAGAGACCTGTCCGTATGGTGGAGCAGACGCAAGAGGGCATTGGTACGGCGGGTGGCGTGAGGCTGTTGAAGAACGCGTTTCAGGATTAGACAATAACTAATATAAAAAAGCCCTATAAATAGGGCTTTTTAATGTCAGAGTATTAGCAATACTAGAAAGTAGAGGTGTCGGTAAATAAACCCACTTTTAGATCATTGGCAGAATAAATCTGGCGACCATCTACTTCTACTACACCATCAGCAATACCCATAACCAGTTTGCGCATAATTACACGCTTCATCTGAATACGGTAAGTGACTTTCTTTGCTGTTGGCAATACTTGGCCAGTAAACTTAACCTCACCTACACCCAACGCTCGCCCTTTGCCTGGGCCACCGCTCCAACCTAAGAAAAAGCCCACAAGTTGCCACATTGCATCTAAACCTAAGCAACCAGGCATTACTGGGTCGCCAGGGAAATGACAATCAAAAAACCATAAATCAGGAGTAATGTCTAACTCAGCAACGATTTCGCCGTTTCCAAATTCACCACCCTCGTGGGTGATTTTTAGAATGCGGTCCATCATTAGCATGTTTGGCGCCGGTAACTTACTGTTTCCTTCACCAAATAAGAGGCCTTGGCTGCAATCAAGCAATTCTTGGCGTTCATAGCTAGTTTTACCTAGTTCTTTTTGCGAAACCTGAGTCATGGATTATACCTTTAAAAAATTTGCCGATACTTTAGCGAACACGTGTACGCTAAACAAGTCCGATGTCCGAAAAATTCGTTAAAACTTGAATAAGTCAGATATTTTCCTCAAAAGCCAACGAATCAAACTAGGGTCATCGTTGGGTAGATTGATTAATTTGTAGATTTTTCCATAAACGCTCTCTTCGTCGAGCAATTCACCAGCAGGTTGTTTGAACAAATAAGGTATTGCTTGATGAATAGTCGAAACAACAAAAATACTCAGTTGTTTGTTTTCAACGGCGCTTAAAACCTCTTGCGAAAGATTAAGTTGATTTAGGTTAGCCTCTGGGATTACAACAGAAATAGGCTGTTGGCTATTAACAATTCGCGCAACCCTAAAGTAACCCTCAATCTTTTCATTTATTCCACCTACGGCTAATACATTGCCTTTTTGATCTAAAGCGCCTGTTACTGCAGTGTTTTGCTGAATAGGAAGCTTTGAGATAGCACTTAGTAAAGCCAAGGCTGATGCGAGAGAAGCGCTATCGCCGTCTATCTCATGATAAGACTGTTCAAAAACTACGTTGCCGGAGTAGGGGAAATGATGTTCAGTGGCAAA
The Agarivorans aestuarii DNA segment above includes these coding regions:
- a CDS encoding glutaredoxin family protein — protein: MTWVLYSTDGCHLCEDARALILANPNIHELKEQDIIEDESLVEQYRYSIPVLCHEPSQQRINWPFDASQLEQFIESCTC
- the uup gene encoding ATP-binding cassette ATPase Uup; the encoded protein is MLVNLQDAYLAYGDTPLLNKASVQINKAERVCLVGRNGAGKSTLLQVIEGAIQLDSGQRQLVNDVVITRLQQDPPEASEQRIFDYVAEGKPHIGKLLSEFHHLTSNISEHSSEKELKRMQQIQHEIDVVDGWKFDNEIQQVLTTMKLDGDAPLQGLSGGWLRKVALAKALAGDPDILLLDEPTNHLDITTIKWLEEFLVNFKGTIVFISHDRAFIRKIATRIIDIDRGVLTSWPGNYDAYLEGKAEWLRVEEEQNALFDKRLAEEETWIRQGIKARRTRNEGRVRALKAMRNERSERVNRQGTSNMQIDDGLRSGKIVFEAEQLSFSYADEAYPIISPLDLLVMRGDKIALVGGNGCGKSTLIKLLLEQLEPSSGKLKVGTKLNVAYFDQYRQELDPDKTLLDNLAGGKQEIEINGNKRHVMGYLQDFLFHPKRAFTPVKALSGGEKNRLMLAKLFLKPANLLVLDEPTNDLDVETLELLEELVSQYPGTVLLVSHDRSFIDNTASHVWFFDGKSNVDSYVGGYSEVASYIENRQKAPAPKPIEKAEENSRGQKQTKKLSYKLKLELDQLPEKLEAAEAQVEELQSKVNEPEFFNLEQDRVQDTLNNLAEAEQKLEDLFMRWEELEELKNS
- a CDS encoding DUF3466 family protein, with translation MKKSMMKRSLAMAFAPLVLSASFAQAAQTESYYLIEEIPLETSNGLVEANGDLVVTAASNDGEYVAGSAQTFRSAFRFYDFSDRTTFDYGCQYASEVCDLFFYGDNSFYDTYRKRLREQRTVLYQSNVLSFLANRNISGMHTDGKNLPPLPTWDTINEKLYVFDDIANSDYTTDTRVNDVNSELGWAVGYDSAPFSNPDGGNYTRDFIQRGFALRLSDQAKVTLLPTAFNSSGELEDDKGGLSSGLQIIEKDGRTLVIGIGSVSYSNSDSFDECQFGNQENYYRCSGFHTQAWVWDITDAADGDQISGEQLVDGYVRSRYGNAPNYNLVKDANSEILVGLSSDDVYDSTNGSRGRATYYTDNGDGTYSLNKIPNIRIDGDNDKFDDSVSHTWANAINDASLIVGNLRYVEVKSRNRPVEAFVYDGDQNSETYQEVNWPLRNRPFSGANSEFSDINNEGLIVGWRDGDGEEHPAYNGTTRRQTGFLLDYNRYLEGNPNYTWTLNQLTCYEQDGAPQIPLYRIEFATHINDDGDIFANGYHYQSAEEFVNGVNPRAVLLKLVRNPAVTDIDDLAICPQIEEVNYERKGASSLWLGLLLLPVVFVRRFIKR
- the rmf gene encoding ribosome modulation factor, translated to MKRQKRDRLERAHAKGYQAGLSGRSKETCPYGGADARGHWYGGWREAVEERVSGLDNN
- the fabA gene encoding bifunctional 3-hydroxydecanoyl-ACP dehydratase/trans-2-decenoyl-ACP isomerase; this translates as MTQVSQKELGKTSYERQELLDCSQGLLFGEGNSKLPAPNMLMMDRILKITHEGGEFGNGEIVAELDITPDLWFFDCHFPGDPVMPGCLGLDAMWQLVGFFLGWSGGPGKGRALGVGEVKFTGQVLPTAKKVTYRIQMKRVIMRKLVMGIADGVVEVDGRQIYSANDLKVGLFTDTSTF